In Alkalihalobacillus sp. AL-G, the genomic stretch TCAAATAATGTTAAAATACAGATAATTATGAAGAAAGTAGTGGGAAGATGGAAAATCAAAGAGGAATGTCACTTATAGAAGTACTAGTCACGATAGTTATTATCGGAATTGTTTTTGTCCTTCTATCCCAATCTATGGGTTTTTTTACGACTGCAAATGCACTTCATGAGGGAAAACAGGAAGCCGTAACCATTGCCGAAGAAGAACTGGTAAGGCAACTTGATAAACTGGATGCTGGTGAAAACATATCGACCAGTTACGTTGTTGGACAATACTTGATCACTTTACATACATCGGAATTGTCAAGTGGGGCTACCATTTCAACTTCAAAACTATCTCACCGAATAACGATGGCAGGAA encodes the following:
- a CDS encoding prepilin-type N-terminal cleavage/methylation domain-containing protein; amino-acid sequence: MENQRGMSLIEVLVTIVIIGIVFVLLSQSMGFFTTANALHEGKQEAVTIAEEELVRQLDKLDAGENISTSYVVGQYLITLHTSELSSGATISTSKLSHRITMAGIYDDDGVPGLLTITVSWGN